In a single window of the Zea mays cultivar B73 chromosome 5, Zm-B73-REFERENCE-NAM-5.0, whole genome shotgun sequence genome:
- the LOC100501486 gene encoding NAD-dependent malic enzyme 59 kDa isoform, mitochondrial — protein sequence MISPAMCRSAPRRAAQVRRLLSSAAPPAHAGAAVPGPCIVHKRGNDILHDPWYNKDTAFPMTERDRLGLRGLLPPRVMSFEQQYERFINSFRSLEHNTRGEPDSIVALAKWRILNRLHDRNETLYYRVLIDNIKDFAPIIYTPTVGLVCENYSGLFRRPRGMYFSAKDKGEMMSMIYNWPAEKVDMIVVTDGSRILGLGDLGVQGIGIPIGKLDVYVAAAGINPQKVLPIMLDVGTNNEKLLEDKLYLGLRQPRLEGEEYLAVVDEFMEAVHARWPKAVVQFEDFQMKWAFETLQRYRNRFCMFNDDVQGTAGVALAGLLGAVRAQGRPLQDFTNQKIVVVGAGSAGIGVLSMAKQAMLRMPGIHRTGEGHNQFWVLDKDGLITKARKDLDSAVARFARGFGPDEVPDLYEGASLVEVVKKVKPHVLLGLSGVGGIFNEEVLKAMKESDSPRPAVFAMSNPTTKAECTPDDVFKHVGDKAIFASGSPFSNVSLGNGKSGYANQANNMYLFPGIGLGALLSGARHVSDGMLQAAAECLASYITDDEIRKGILFPSVSSIRHITARVGAAVVRAAVAEDLAEGCCDVGPRELGSMSESEAVDYVARKMWYPIYSPLVSDK from the exons ATGATCTCGCCGGCGATGTGTCGTtcggcgccgcggcgggccgcgcaGGTCCGGCGCCTCCTGTCGTCGGCCGCGCCCCCGGCGCACGCCGGCGCTGCCGTGCCTGGGCCCTGCATCGTGCACAAGCGCGGCAACGACATCCTCCACGATCCGTGGTACAACAAG GATACGGCGTTCCCCATGACGGAGCGCGACCGCCTCGGTCTCCGCGGCTTGCTCCCGCCGCGGGTCATGTCCTTCGAGCAGCAGTACGAGCGATTTA TAAACTCTTTCCGGTCGCTGGAGCACAATACCCGCGGCGAGCCTGACTCCATCGTCGCGCTGGCCAAATGGAGGATCCTCAACAGGTTGCACGACCGGAACGAGACATTGTACTACAGG GTGCTAATTGACAATATCAAGGATTTTGCCCCGATAATATACACTCCCACTGTTGGCTTGGTCTGTGAAAATTACAGCGGTCTGTTCAGACGACCCCGTGGGATGTATTTCAGTGCAAAGGATAAGGGGGAGATGATGTCAATGATTTACAACTGGCCAGCAGAGAAG GTTGACATGATAGTTGTGACTGATGGGAGTCGCATTCTAGGCTTAGGTGACCTTGGTGTTCAGGGCATAGGTATACCTATTGGTAAACTGGATGTTTATGTTGCAGCTGCTGGTATTAACCCACAGAAG GTTCTTCCAATAATGCTTGATGTGGGAACAAATAATGAAAAGCTTCTGGAGGACAAGCTAT ATTTAGGACTGAGGCAACCTCGGCTGGAAGGAGAAGAATACTTGGCTGTTGTAGATGAATTCATGGAGGCTGTCCATGCACGTTGGCCTAAAGCAGTTGTGCAG TTTGAAGACTTCCAAATGAAATGGGCCTTTGAGACTCTTCAGAGGTATCGGAACCGATTTTGCATGTTCAATGATGACGTACAG GGGACAGCTGGAGTTGCTCTAGCAGGCCTACTTGGTGCTGTTAGAGCACAGGGCCGTCCTCTCCAGGATTTTACGAATCAAAAGATAGTCGTTGTGGGAGCTGGAAG TGCTGGGATAGGTGTGCTTAGCATGGCTAAACAGGCAATGTTAAGGATGCCTGGGATCCACAGAACCGGGGAAGGGCATAATCAATTCTGGGTTCTGGACAAAGAT GGCCTTATTACGAAAGCTAGGAAGGACCTGGATTCTGCAGTGGCGCGTTTTGCCAGAGGCTTTGGTCCTGATGAGGTCCCAGATCTCTATGAGGGGGCTAGTCTTGTTGAAGTG GTCAAGAAAGTTAAGCCCCATGTGCTTTTAGGACTATCTGGAGTTGGGGGCATATTTAATGAGGAG GTTCTCAAAGCTATGAAAGAATCCGATTCCCCTCGGCCTGCAGTTTTTGCAATGTCCAACCCTACTACTAAAG CTGAATGCACTCCCGATGATGTATTCAAGCATGTTGGAGATAAAGCGATATTTGCTAGTGGAAGCCCTTTTAGTAATGTTTCTTTAG GAAATGGTAAATCTGGTTATGCTAATCAAGCAAACAACATGTATCTATTTCCTGG GATTGGTTTAGGTGCCCTTCTTTCAGGTGCCCGGCATGTTTCAGATGGCATGCTTCAAGCAGCAGCTGAGTG CCTGGCATCATACATCACAGACGACGAAATTCGAAAAGGAATCCTCTTCCCTTCGGTCTCCAG TATTAGGCACATCACCGCACGTGTCGGCGCAGCAGTCGTCCGTGCCGCTGTTGCTGAAGACCTGGCTGAGGGGTGCTGTGATGTGGGTCCTAGGGAGCTTGGGAGTATGTCAGAG TCGGAAGCAGTGGACTACGTCGCTCGGAAGATGTGGTACCCTATTTACAGCCCTCTTGTGAGCGACAAATAA